In the Rhododendron vialii isolate Sample 1 chromosome 2a, ASM3025357v1 genome, GTTGTGAAGATGTAATTTCAAAGCTGGAGGAAGCTTCGGAAGTTGATCCAAAGCTGCTCTACACTCTCTGGTGCTTGGGAAATACTCATACTAAAATGGCATTTACGACTCCTGATCGAGATGAGGCTATGATTTACTTTGACAAGGCGTCCCGGTACTTTCACCGAGCTCTTGATGAGGTAAATTTTAGCAACTTATTGCAAACTTTCATGTTGGGGTTACATGAgtttaaataagaaaattttaatgCTTCATTTCAAACGAAATGTATGGAGAAACACTTATACCTATACACATAAACAGTCGCCCCGATTCTTACTTCTCTCTAGCTACCTTCTACACTCCACTGCCTTTCCACCACCGCCATGGCCCAAACCACCTTATCACAACTGCTGCCACATCCTCCACTGAAACCCTTTCGCTACCACCTCGCTCTTTCAAGCCGTCACGACCGCCCAATCCGAGACCTGCTCTGTGGCCCCTTTATCCCCAGAATTCACAAGCAtcccctaatttctctctcccagCCTTTTCATCTCCAAGACTGATTGCACTCCAATGCCAGACTAAAATGGGAAAATATTGGAAACCAAGCAAGATTATTTTGGTCAGCCGATGAATAATTTCGGCCAAGGCCAATCATACTACGGATGGATATGTGTAGATGGAGAGAAAAGTGAGAGAGGAAATAAGAGACATCGACGTTAGTGTCTGGCTTTAAAGGGGGCAATTCTGTTATTGAGGTGTAAGTTGAGTTGTTCCATACTTTATATTTTGTGGCACTAGGGCCAGCCGTTAAAATATCTATCTGTTTCGAGCATTCGCGTCGCAACCTATGTTGTAAATAATTATTAGCTGCTTATGATTCTTATCTGGTTGTCATTGTAGGATCCACTGAATGATCTTTATGTCAAATCCATAGTTGTCTCTCACAAGGTACAATCTTCCTATCATTGACCCAGGTGCTTCTTGAAAATGAGTTCGGCCTTGTTTTGTTTGAGTTAACTGTGAATCAAAACATCTTTTCTCAAGTTTTTACTATTTTCGAAATTTATTGATGAGGTTATATCTTTTGGTTTCCTAGGCACTTGGCTTGCACATGGAGTTTCATAAGCAAGGTGTGGCTCCGCTGGCTATGGGAATTGTTGGTCCTTGGTCTTCCTACTCTGCAAAGGTGATTATTGTTAGCCTTGTCCTGCTTTTTGTGATTCTACCGTCTGAGTGACCATAATTCCACTTCCCACAGTAGAAAAATCGATTTCAATAGGAATTCGTACAGCATCCCAAGAACAAACTCTATCTTCCCCACGGCTTCCCCTCAGCTTCAGGGGTTTTAGACACATTCTTACAATAGATTCCACAATGGTGAATAAATGGGCAATTTGCATGGATTTGGTGCAGTTGGCCTTATCTTTCTATTCTATTTCCGCAATGTGCGCTACCTATGGTATTAACGACGCAGCTAATAACAAAGGAATCTAGCTTCAACGTTATGCAATCTTGTTTgacttttccaaatcaaaattatgATGCATCCTCATTTGTGTTTCAAAATTGGCAAGGTAGTTGTGTGGATGTAtttgttttcactttttcaGTTATTTTCCATGGATCACATCTGATATTGTGCTTTTAGTGTTGAACAACTATTtcatttctccttttcttttcagactgcaaagaaaaagaacactGATCTTAAGTTGGACGTATTTGGATGGATGATCATCGCAGGCTGCATTGTTGCATTGCTGGGGTTAGCAAAATCTCATGTTCCCCCGTCACCTTCTGGATGAGTCGAGCCTTTATCTCATTTATGAACTACTATGTGTTTTGGAATTACATTCATCACTGCTGTTTTTTCTGGTTTGTTGAACATGTCTGTGCCCTTAGGGAGTTAAACTTTTGGACGAAGTCATGTTTTCGCCATATGAAGACTGTTTTAAGTAGATGGTATGTTTAAGATATGATGATATTTAAATTTCCTCAAGTTGAGAAGCTGTTACCTAGATATAATtccttgttatttttttgtgtttctttgtCCATTCCCAAGCCTCGGTTCTAATTTCGTATGTCTGTAGCTGCAAAATATTTTCAGCTAGACTTTTCGTTGCCTTAAGCAATGTAATATACATTCATAACTCTTCTACTATCATCCCTGCATTTCCACCTTGGCCATCAAAAACAACATTAATCTTTGCCCTCAAACAGAATAGTATATCCTCTTCAACGGGCACATAATATTCATGCTTTGTACGTGGCCGcacctaatatatatatatatatatatatatatatatatatatatatatatatatatatatatatatatatatatataaagccGGTGCTTGGCttaccaatttttccaatttcagATGAATTTGCCCCTCAATTTCTGGCCTTGTGTATTGCTGCTGTTGGTTAGAACTGTAATTTTGCACTTGCCCTACGTGGCAGGATCTTGACGCTTGGGTTTTAACAAGCTGTGCCTTCTCGAAACTCCACGCTTCCAGATCTTCCTCACGAGTCACGTCgtcttcactctctctctctctctctctctctctctctcccaaacatGAGGGCTGCTttctgcccccccccccccagacaccccacaccccatttcccatattaccccctcccctccccccgtTCTATTTCTCCTGctcctccctcctcccatttacttttttttccctcccttcTTCTCCTGCTTCCCCCCTCCGcccatttacttttcttttctttttctttttctttttccctctttattttctttttgtttcttttcggctggatttttttttttcgttttttttttctctttatttccttttatttccttccactttgaatcttttttttttatttttcaattattttctttatttgtttcttttcccatttacctcccttcttatttttttttttggttaactcaaattctattttcaattaagattacaattagtgttcgggaactaattacgaaatgtattttgcaaacgacatactaatccaaaatacaaatgttatatttaggattacttttttttaactatagtataatttaataaatttgttaactattatttagcataaatcctcttaactgattcagtagtatgttgcttcaaatcacgtctctactccataggattgcaaatggctggtttctattttttttataactaaaatgGAAACGTTTTAagggcttcgtaggggctactgtgccaatgagggcagttgagcccccgggtccccctactttttaatttatttttttatttaattacttataccttatttatttaatttctataaatacaccatttgcatatttaaaaatataattcaagaattaagtgctttaattttcaattcagttaaatcagagcaaagatcgtttttatttttattttattttaaatggtcataatgaattttttggtttaaggcctttcaacaaataccctaagactcattatttagtttcaaaactctcttagggtgtccattgaaaggccttggagccaaaaatttattaggaccatttaggatgaaatgatcagaaaaataactttgcaccggttcaaacggattaaaaattgaaacacttattttagtaactatattttttaatctataaatgacaaaaaaataaaaataaaacagtcggataaacatgatcaattgaaatactttttttttctctcaattactttacaaagcctagaattagatttgaacctattattaaagagaaaaaaaattcaaactggaaagaaagaaaaggaaataaaatgaaaaaaaaaacgaaactgaaaaaaaaaaagaaaaagaaaaacaaaactgaaactgaaattgaaaagaaaagtaaaaagaagaagaagaaccaaacggtaaagaaagaaagggagggggggggggggggggaagggagGGAGGGGCGGGGGATGGGAAAAGGGAGGTAGGGccggtgtgtgtgtgtgcgcgtccCGGGGGGGATTAGCAATTTACCCCAAACATAGACCTATGATATACCCAAAAATCAGAGGAAGAGGGATGGAACTCGAGCAGCTGTAGTAGGAGACCCAGATTGATTCATCgccatggtctctctctctctctctgatgacTGCATCCAAATAGGTATAAACCTATGTATTGTATCTACTCTGGCCATTTGAGACTGGTTTTTTTGGTGGGGTAGCATTTAGGTTCCTTCTTTCCTGTGATACAAAATTGGGTGTTTTCTTCTACCTTTCAGCGAAGAGATCAAATCCTTACAACTCGATGTTGGAAGAATTCGATTTGTACTCGACAAATGAGGACGACGAAGGCAGCCACGATGGCAATGATGACGATATCGACGACGAAGAAGACGGCAATGAAGGCAAAGGACAGGTGATTTTGTTTAACTATACTAAGTTTCC is a window encoding:
- the LOC131315816 gene encoding mitochondrial import receptor subunit TOM20-like, yielding MAFTTPDRDEAMIYFDKASRYFHRALDEDPLNDLYVKSIVVSHKALGLHMEFHKQGVAPLAMGIVGPWSSYSAKTAKKKNTDLKLDVFGWMIIAGCIVALLGLAKSHVPPSPSG